The following proteins are encoded in a genomic region of Synechococcus sp. ROS8604:
- a CDS encoding Coq4 family protein has protein sequence MSEQQHYVRSSFSKSATKLAVSILQTAKQPEKIFQHGRYFAIPGQTKLEKDCIERVLATPKVQELLANRPSPLWPDLEQMAAMPKGSLGWCVHRRLEKLGISFLVDQSLISECQTDEEFAITRFIRLHEIHHTILGLPITVAGEAAATAFYASTGSSPYHIGVLSSWMLRGAYEPNERRLIWDAIGFGIAVGQEVTELFSPRWEDGWERPIIDWQNELGIAKLLMTSPFQEDLEDIYA, from the coding sequence ATGTCAGAACAGCAACACTACGTGCGGTCATCATTTTCTAAAAGTGCTACAAAGTTAGCGGTTTCCATTTTGCAAACAGCAAAGCAACCTGAAAAAATTTTTCAACACGGCAGATATTTTGCAATCCCAGGACAAACTAAACTGGAGAAAGATTGTATTGAAAGAGTTCTAGCCACCCCAAAAGTTCAGGAGCTACTCGCCAACCGACCTTCACCACTATGGCCAGATCTGGAGCAAATGGCTGCTATGCCTAAAGGAAGTCTTGGTTGGTGCGTGCATCGCCGCCTGGAGAAACTTGGGATTTCTTTTTTAGTTGATCAATCGCTGATATCAGAATGCCAAACTGATGAAGAATTCGCGATAACCAGATTTATACGTTTGCATGAGATTCACCACACGATCCTCGGTCTTCCGATCACAGTCGCAGGTGAAGCTGCTGCGACGGCGTTTTATGCAAGCACTGGATCAAGCCCCTATCACATCGGAGTTCTTTCATCATGGATGCTCCGCGGTGCCTACGAACCAAATGAGCGCAGGCTGATCTGGGATGCAATCGGTTTCGGCATTGCAGTTGGCCAGGAGGTTACTGAACTTTTCTCCCCTCGTTGGGAAGATGGCTGGGAACGACCGATCATCGATTGGCAGAACGAATTGGGTATCGCCAAGCTGCTGATGACATCTCCGTTCCAGGAGGACTTGGAAGACATCTATGCCTAA
- the metG gene encoding methionine--tRNA ligase, translating into MIYTLTTPLYYVNDKPHLGSTYTTIACDALARFQRLEGHDVVFVTGVDEHGQKIQRTAAAQGISPIDHCNRVTASYEKAWKEWDISHDRFVRTTSTRHLPLVQQFFQRCEAAGDIRSGRQTGWYCVGCEEFKDDPAEATNPACSIHQKPLEWRDEENLFFCLSHFQEKIEALLSQPDFIAPASRRKEIQNFVAGGLRDFSISRVNVDWGLPVPGHQGHTFYVWFDALLGYLTALLDDGGSIDLERLNAVGWPADQHVIGKDILRFHAVYWPAMLMSAGLPLPKKVFGHGFLTREGQKMGKSIGNVLDPDVLLSRCGTDAVRWYLLRDIQFGDDGDFQQQRFVDLVNNDLANTIGNLLNRTSSMSRKWFNECTPIVDGEDSDHHALRQAAETAIASVRAAMPSMAFQNAAEAILQLAIQANGYLNDQAPWSKMKKGGQDAQVAIDIYGVLESARLVGWLLQPLVPDLSERILTQLNQSSSATDWTGQLQWGGLESGHPLPQPQPVMQRLELEEAL; encoded by the coding sequence ATGATTTATACCCTTACAACCCCTCTTTACTACGTCAACGACAAACCACATTTAGGAAGCACTTACACCACCATTGCCTGTGATGCACTGGCTCGCTTTCAGAGACTGGAAGGACACGACGTGGTGTTTGTGACTGGCGTTGATGAACACGGTCAAAAAATCCAACGCACAGCCGCTGCTCAAGGAATCAGTCCCATCGATCACTGCAATCGGGTCACAGCCAGCTACGAAAAGGCCTGGAAAGAATGGGATATCAGCCACGATCGATTTGTTCGAACCACATCCACTCGCCACTTGCCGCTGGTCCAACAATTTTTTCAACGCTGTGAAGCAGCTGGAGATATTCGCAGTGGACGGCAAACCGGTTGGTATTGCGTTGGCTGCGAGGAGTTCAAAGATGATCCTGCCGAAGCGACCAACCCGGCTTGTTCCATCCACCAGAAGCCATTGGAGTGGAGAGATGAAGAGAACCTCTTCTTTTGTTTATCCCATTTCCAAGAAAAGATTGAAGCCCTGCTCAGTCAGCCTGATTTCATTGCACCAGCGAGTCGACGCAAAGAGATTCAAAATTTTGTGGCTGGAGGGTTACGCGACTTTTCCATTTCAAGGGTGAATGTGGACTGGGGATTACCCGTACCGGGGCATCAAGGCCATACCTTTTATGTGTGGTTTGATGCCTTACTCGGCTACCTCACGGCTCTCTTAGATGACGGTGGAAGCATTGACCTAGAGCGCCTAAACGCTGTTGGCTGGCCAGCGGATCAGCATGTGATTGGCAAAGACATTTTGCGCTTCCATGCTGTGTACTGGCCGGCCATGTTGATGTCTGCAGGCTTACCTTTGCCCAAAAAGGTTTTTGGTCATGGTTTTTTAACCAGAGAAGGGCAAAAAATGGGCAAATCGATTGGAAACGTTCTTGACCCAGACGTGCTCCTGAGTCGCTGTGGCACTGATGCCGTTCGCTGGTATCTCTTACGTGATATTCAATTTGGAGACGATGGGGATTTCCAGCAACAGCGGTTTGTTGACCTCGTTAATAATGACCTTGCTAACACCATTGGGAATTTGCTGAACCGAACATCTTCGATGTCTCGCAAATGGTTTAACGAGTGCACTCCGATCGTTGACGGAGAAGACAGCGATCATCATGCGTTACGCCAGGCTGCCGAAACAGCGATTGCTTCTGTCCGGGCAGCCATGCCCTCCATGGCATTTCAAAACGCGGCTGAGGCCATCCTTCAGCTCGCCATTCAAGCGAACGGATATCTCAATGATCAAGCACCTTGGAGCAAGATGAAGAAGGGTGGTCAAGACGCGCAAGTCGCCATCGACATATACGGGGTTTTAGAAAGCGCTCGACTAGTGGGATGGCTGTTGCAACCACTGGTTCCCGATTTGAGTGAGCGGATTCTGACCCAGCTCAATCAAAGCTCATCAGCCACCGACTGGACGGGACAGCTGCAGTGGGGAGGCTTGGAATCGGGCCACCCGCTCCCCCAGCCACAACCGGTGATGCAACGATTGGAACTTGAAGAAGCACTGTGA
- the pxcA gene encoding proton extrusion protein PcxA, with protein MAFRNWIGAFGKANSLDVNSDLDRGYEAALLIQSLELEYYGDRPIRPDLELSVPKSVQATVLRKFRVAINVCRTSLDQLEYQRSQLDPQELRQLQLIESVVNRYSPKRASTAPTMTRDPDPLPRSLLGVFDKVRRQLNPAGEATLVAGFRRRRDSTLISLKVLLLLILVPLLVQQVSRTYIISPAVDRFAPDLPFLSYPKPQLEEQAVEKLRVYKAEIEFDALLRGDSIPSQEELQQKLGKKASELKEEADAESTHAVKNVLADISATLAFVMVCLFSREELRVLRGFFDEAVYGLSDSAKAFAIILFTDIFVGFHSPEGWTVLLDGIANHFGFPARENFILLFIATFPVILATIFKYWIFRYLNRVSPSSVATLRGMNGGG; from the coding sequence ATGGCATTTCGCAATTGGATCGGAGCCTTTGGCAAGGCCAACTCCCTTGATGTCAACTCTGATCTGGACCGCGGCTATGAAGCGGCCCTCTTGATCCAGAGCTTGGAACTGGAGTACTACGGCGACCGTCCCATCAGGCCCGATCTAGAGCTCTCTGTTCCGAAATCTGTTCAGGCAACCGTTCTGCGCAAGTTTCGCGTTGCGATCAATGTTTGTCGTACGTCGCTCGATCAGCTGGAGTATCAGCGCTCCCAGCTGGATCCTCAGGAACTGCGACAACTTCAGCTGATTGAAAGTGTTGTGAATCGGTACAGCCCTAAACGGGCTTCGACCGCTCCGACCATGACCCGGGATCCTGATCCGCTGCCGCGCTCCCTACTCGGGGTGTTCGACAAGGTGCGGAGGCAGCTCAATCCAGCGGGTGAAGCGACCTTAGTTGCAGGCTTTCGGAGACGCAGGGATTCAACCCTGATCTCATTGAAGGTTCTTCTACTACTGATTCTGGTGCCACTGTTGGTCCAACAGGTCAGCCGCACCTACATCATTAGTCCTGCTGTTGACCGCTTTGCTCCAGACCTGCCCTTCTTGAGTTATCCGAAGCCACAGCTTGAAGAGCAGGCCGTAGAAAAGTTGCGCGTGTACAAGGCGGAAATTGAATTCGATGCCCTTCTTCGTGGGGACTCCATCCCAAGCCAAGAAGAGCTCCAACAAAAACTTGGAAAAAAAGCTTCTGAACTCAAAGAAGAAGCGGACGCCGAAAGTACCCATGCTGTAAAAAATGTCTTAGCTGACATTTCAGCCACGCTTGCTTTCGTGATGGTCTGCTTATTCAGTCGCGAAGAGCTGAGAGTTCTTCGCGGATTTTTTGATGAGGCTGTTTACGGATTAAGCGACTCTGCCAAGGCATTTGCGATTATTCTCTTCACCGATATCTTCGTTGGATTTCATAGTCCAGAAGGCTGGACTGTGCTGCTTGATGGCATTGCAAATCACTTTGGATTCCCTGCCCGAGAAAACTTTATCCTCCTATTCATCGCTACATTCCCGGTGATTTTGGCGACAATTTTCAAATATTGGATCTTCCGATACCTCAATCGTGTCAGTCCATCCTCCGTTGCCACACTGCGAGGCATGAACGGGGGCGGATAA
- the psb32 gene encoding photosystem II repair protein Psb32 → MPSLFKSLQLFIAASLCFFLAVPAGFALSPQDLPAQPPEKAVLDSADVLSRAGKNEIEARLNQLESSKVDARVITLRKLDYGLSLTGFGEELVERWSNNDNSSERPLILFLEETQNKQAAIVVSAELSDQLPDALLRSTARTTMSQPMRDGERFRQASMDGIERIEVVLNGGEDPGPPVQIERTTLPTNIPTVEETSESNAFTWVIVLLVVGTIVPMATWWVFSR, encoded by the coding sequence ATGCCTAGCCTTTTTAAGTCTCTTCAGCTGTTTATCGCCGCAAGTCTCTGTTTTTTCTTGGCAGTACCAGCGGGTTTTGCCTTGTCGCCTCAAGACCTACCAGCTCAGCCGCCGGAGAAAGCCGTCCTTGATTCAGCTGATGTGTTGAGTCGAGCTGGAAAAAATGAAATTGAAGCTCGGCTGAATCAACTGGAATCCTCAAAGGTGGACGCCAGAGTCATCACTTTGCGGAAACTGGACTACGGGCTGAGCCTCACGGGATTCGGAGAGGAATTGGTGGAACGTTGGTCCAATAACGACAACAGCAGTGAGCGTCCACTCATCCTCTTCCTTGAGGAGACCCAGAACAAACAAGCTGCAATTGTTGTCTCAGCAGAGCTGAGTGATCAACTGCCAGACGCCTTGCTCCGCAGTACCGCGCGGACCACCATGAGTCAGCCGATGCGAGATGGAGAGCGATTCCGCCAGGCGTCCATGGATGGAATTGAACGCATTGAGGTTGTTCTCAATGGCGGTGAAGATCCCGGCCCTCCGGTTCAAATTGAACGCACCACTCTTCCCACAAACATTCCCACGGTCGAGGAAACGAGCGAAAGCAACGCTTTCACCTGGGTGATTGTGCTTCTAGTCGTTGGAACCATTGTTCCAATGGCCACCTGGTGGGTCTTTTCCCGCTAA
- a CDS encoding bifunctional adenosylcobinamide kinase/adenosylcobinamide-phosphate guanylyltransferase, whose product MASPNKQRPKLPNGLVLVSGPSRGGKSRWAEHLLSSQQTVTYVATSAHRSNDPSWDERMRLHRERRPLHWQLREPGRKLAECIRKEDPPQPLLIDALGGYTAAHLDLNDHAWTQEAEELIQSLLTRTCPTVIVIEETGWGVVPATMIGGLFRDRQGWLAQQLEQYAADSWLVVQGRALNLSQLGILVP is encoded by the coding sequence TTGGCTAGCCCAAACAAGCAAAGACCCAAGCTTCCGAACGGGCTCGTTCTGGTAAGCGGGCCAAGCCGAGGAGGGAAAAGCCGCTGGGCTGAACATTTACTCAGCTCACAACAGACGGTCACCTACGTCGCAACCTCAGCGCATCGTTCGAATGATCCAAGCTGGGACGAGAGGATGCGGCTGCATCGCGAAAGACGACCCTTGCACTGGCAGCTGCGCGAACCAGGACGCAAGCTTGCCGAATGCATTCGCAAAGAAGATCCCCCTCAACCGTTGTTGATCGATGCGCTTGGCGGATATACGGCAGCGCATCTCGACCTCAACGATCATGCCTGGACTCAGGAGGCAGAAGAACTCATCCAAAGTCTTCTCACACGAACATGCCCCACCGTGATCGTGATCGAAGAAACAGGCTGGGGCGTCGTCCCCGCCACAATGATTGGCGGATTGTTTAGGGACCGCCAAGGTTGGCTGGCCCAACAACTAGAACAATACGCTGCCGATAGCTGGCTCGTTGTACAGGGAAGAGCATTGAATCTTTCTCAATTAGGCATTCTCGTTCCGTGA
- a CDS encoding Mo-dependent nitrogenase C-terminal domain-containing protein → MPLLNVASVDEARSTWLAALHQLALVDGDFDPEEQRQLAEQLNDDCPLQDFDWKHWRAPDLDDINRLFASDPNRAEQFLRSAVVVALADGHLSHFELDLLQTWASALGLNSELINSLVPSSSREPQPWKPLDPLKQWLDDLDPRDERISSFIVQLIPSQCPFERDIILFGRKLVHVPAMCKINPLYEQLIVLRFRCLGHLSMDEQLRISCRESAQV, encoded by the coding sequence ATGCCACTTCTCAACGTTGCGTCTGTCGATGAGGCCAGGTCAACTTGGCTGGCAGCGTTGCATCAGCTGGCCCTTGTTGATGGAGACTTCGATCCTGAGGAACAGCGGCAGCTGGCTGAGCAACTCAATGACGACTGTCCTCTCCAAGACTTTGATTGGAAGCATTGGCGAGCTCCTGATCTTGATGACATCAACCGTCTGTTCGCTTCGGACCCCAATCGTGCGGAGCAATTCCTGAGGTCAGCGGTCGTGGTTGCTTTAGCGGATGGTCATCTCAGCCACTTTGAACTTGATTTACTCCAAACCTGGGCCTCAGCGCTTGGCCTCAATAGTGAACTGATTAACAGCTTGGTTCCATCCTCTTCACGGGAGCCCCAGCCTTGGAAACCCTTGGATCCCCTGAAGCAATGGCTCGATGATTTGGATCCTCGTGACGAGAGGATTTCGTCCTTCATCGTTCAGCTGATTCCTTCTCAGTGCCCTTTTGAGCGAGACATTATTTTGTTTGGCCGCAAGCTGGTTCATGTTCCAGCGATGTGCAAAATCAATCCCTTGTACGAGCAGCTGATAGTGCTGCGTTTTCGTTGTCTTGGCCACCTTTCCATGGATGAACAACTGCGGATCAGCTGTCGCGAATCGGCTCAGGTATGA
- a CDS encoding CCRG-2 family RiPP — protein MVITSAFDSGDGVFIGGKHLHNTFKPMTNIELTLDQLTALAGGVQMGPNGETCTDRFTWKDIQDIFGGGKGIVHPEFRLSGSEGPGGTSF, from the coding sequence GTGGTCATCACCTCAGCCTTTGATTCAGGAGATGGTGTGTTCATCGGGGGGAAACACCTCCACAACACCTTCAAACCAATGACCAACATCGAACTCACTCTTGATCAACTCACTGCCCTTGCTGGTGGCGTGCAAATGGGACCTAATGGGGAAACTTGCACTGACCGTTTTACCTGGAAAGACATCCAGGACATCTTTGGTGGTGGCAAGGGCATTGTTCATCCTGAGTTCCGACTCAGCGGTAGTGAAGGACCTGGTGGTACGAGCTTCTGA
- a CDS encoding peptidoglycan DD-metalloendopeptidase family protein — protein MKPLLVLVTAIASGTSLSVLSQHPGFADAGHVQAPFLLASAPATQSRLWIKVSTRSTLQDIAADLGLSNSDLTALNDQASQDTIKPGAWIVIPADAEESLASATRLDGTTVLRKAPLQTPPAPQSVVRIKANESLSTFSRDQGVSLSELRSLNPGLDLARLAIGSEVRVAKASPRELLAIRPTVSGGASFPALPALPGTEGESVGNQSFIWPTKGVFTSGFGWRWGRMHKGIDIANNVGTPIVAAKDGVVKFSGWSSGYGYLVELAHADGSSTRYAHNSRLLVRKGQMIPQGVKISLMGSTGRSTGPHLHFEIRQRGGSALDPMAKLPARRRA, from the coding sequence ATGAAGCCCCTTCTCGTTCTCGTTACGGCAATCGCATCAGGAACGTCTTTATCTGTCTTGTCACAGCATCCTGGGTTTGCGGATGCTGGCCATGTGCAGGCACCATTTCTCCTGGCATCGGCACCAGCGACCCAAAGCAGGCTTTGGATCAAGGTCTCGACAAGGAGCACTCTTCAAGATATAGCTGCCGATCTAGGACTTTCCAACTCAGATTTAACCGCTCTTAACGACCAAGCGTCCCAAGACACGATCAAGCCTGGTGCTTGGATCGTGATCCCTGCTGACGCTGAGGAAAGCCTCGCTAGTGCGACCCGTCTTGACGGAACAACGGTCCTCCGCAAAGCACCGCTTCAAACCCCTCCAGCTCCACAATCCGTTGTACGCATCAAAGCCAACGAGTCTCTGTCAACGTTTTCGAGAGATCAGGGAGTCAGCTTGAGTGAGTTGCGCTCATTGAATCCTGGTCTCGATCTAGCCCGTTTGGCGATTGGTAGCGAAGTGCGTGTTGCCAAGGCTTCTCCCAGAGAGCTGCTTGCGATTCGCCCAACGGTTTCAGGCGGTGCCAGCTTTCCAGCTCTACCCGCATTGCCTGGGACTGAGGGTGAGTCTGTTGGAAATCAATCCTTCATATGGCCCACAAAAGGTGTTTTCACCTCTGGTTTCGGATGGCGATGGGGCCGCATGCATAAGGGCATCGACATTGCCAACAACGTTGGTACTCCCATCGTTGCCGCCAAAGACGGCGTTGTGAAATTTTCTGGTTGGAGCAGTGGTTACGGTTATTTAGTGGAGTTAGCTCACGCCGATGGATCTTCCACCCGTTACGCCCACAACAGCCGCCTCTTAGTTCGCAAAGGACAAATGATTCCCCAGGGAGTAAAAATTTCCCTCATGGGCAGCACGGGAAGAAGCACTGGACCTCATCTGCATTTTGAAATTCGCCAACGTGGTGGTTCAGCACTCGACCCAATGGCCAAGCTCCCAGCACGTCGCCGCGCATAA
- a CDS encoding tellurite resistance TerB family protein → MTESEAFAAIALATVACDGVLGKDEAHALRRQLEYRTPYKDRSESEMAMLFDQLLKRLREQGSRQLIKDALPQLKESQKETALAVAVQLVHADRTVTTEEQTFLNELSQSVDLPQGKAQAVMDAIMALNHDSLAS, encoded by the coding sequence ATGACGGAATCCGAAGCCTTTGCCGCGATTGCACTGGCCACAGTCGCTTGCGATGGAGTACTGGGCAAGGATGAAGCGCACGCATTGAGGCGTCAACTGGAATATCGAACCCCTTATAAGGATCGAAGCGAAAGTGAGATGGCAATGTTGTTTGACCAACTACTCAAACGCCTTCGCGAGCAAGGATCAAGACAATTGATCAAAGATGCCCTCCCCCAACTCAAAGAGTCCCAAAAGGAAACGGCTCTCGCTGTGGCCGTACAGCTGGTTCATGCTGATAGGACGGTGACGACTGAAGAGCAAACGTTTCTCAACGAGCTCTCTCAAAGCGTTGATCTCCCTCAAGGCAAAGCACAAGCCGTGATGGACGCGATCATGGCCTTGAATCACGACAGCCTTGCCAGCTGA
- the lptC gene encoding LPS export ABC transporter periplasmic protein LptC yields MTFAERFNHFRLLKSSTWITPVILSVLVLGCASSTENRSKTDAPLPFVFRKLELEQKKSSGDIDWKLSSPEARYELTRRLVRAKRPVGVLYNKNKPSFEIKADFAVVINDGEQIMLEGDVQLQQINGQKILIKGERLRWEPELSRLIMEQQPRAFDDRSRITATLAILQQDTNSLTLSGPVQLDRWQDKLALTFKPDTAVRTGQATWNLEDGSLKANGPVLGQRRDQEGVVLEQLEGRELIGNTQKGLITVKSPVIVTMPKNKGLLRAKDTNWNFRKQTLSSNDPFEGLINQTQINGESFLAELNQSSVVIPEGCRIQQPGEQLQARQCRWNWETDEVLATGGVRVERESNNQITEAETLSGSVGDEGSFTFTAPGNKVRSQVTIEEETNDRDPNTKTSQPPVLF; encoded by the coding sequence GTGACCTTTGCCGAGCGATTCAACCACTTCAGATTGCTGAAAAGCAGCACCTGGATCACACCAGTGATTCTCAGCGTTCTCGTGCTGGGCTGCGCCTCCTCAACAGAGAACCGTTCAAAAACGGATGCACCGCTGCCATTTGTCTTTCGCAAATTAGAGCTCGAACAGAAAAAATCAAGCGGAGATATCGACTGGAAACTCTCAAGTCCTGAGGCGCGCTATGAACTCACTCGAAGATTGGTGAGAGCTAAGCGACCGGTTGGTGTTCTCTACAACAAAAACAAACCATCCTTCGAAATCAAGGCTGATTTCGCCGTAGTCATCAACGACGGCGAACAAATCATGCTTGAAGGAGATGTTCAACTTCAACAAATAAATGGGCAAAAGATTTTAATCAAAGGCGAAAGGTTGCGTTGGGAACCAGAACTTTCTCGCCTGATCATGGAACAACAGCCAAGGGCATTTGATGATCGTTCAAGAATCACCGCAACCCTTGCCATCCTTCAGCAAGATACCAATAGCCTCACACTCAGCGGCCCCGTCCAACTCGATCGCTGGCAAGACAAGCTGGCCCTCACTTTCAAACCAGATACGGCAGTTCGCACAGGCCAGGCCACCTGGAACCTCGAGGACGGTTCACTTAAGGCCAATGGACCAGTTCTGGGTCAACGCCGAGATCAGGAAGGCGTTGTTCTAGAGCAACTGGAAGGGCGGGAATTAATAGGCAATACGCAAAAGGGCCTGATCACAGTGAAATCCCCTGTGATCGTGACCATGCCGAAAAACAAAGGCCTCTTACGCGCCAAAGACACCAACTGGAATTTCCGTAAACAAACCCTGAGTAGCAACGATCCATTTGAGGGTTTGATTAATCAAACCCAGATCAATGGTGAGAGTTTCCTTGCTGAACTCAATCAGTCGTCCGTGGTCATTCCCGAAGGCTGTCGCATCCAACAACCAGGAGAACAGTTGCAAGCGCGCCAATGCCGTTGGAATTGGGAAACCGACGAAGTGTTGGCAACGGGTGGGGTTCGCGTAGAGCGTGAAAGCAACAATCAAATCACCGAAGCAGAGACATTGAGCGGATCCGTGGGGGATGAGGGGTCGTTTACGTTCACGGCACCGGGAAACAAAGTGCGTTCCCAGGTCACGATTGAGGAGGAGACAAACGATCGAGACCCAAACACGAAGACATCTCAACCTCCAGTGCTGTTTTAA
- a CDS encoding cofactor assembly of complex C subunit B, whose translation MLRSAQWCLLAGVLVLGLSILNASTAETVTPSLERADVLAGMAGVGLMLVSILWTRASPRSPEAVELEGEQGFVLSSDLADTVRSELAWGSHQFLTATSAATILVFWKGSVLLRRGLLGSGDFAPGEICRRSLQKQELVSLVKTALYPGKAEFDPVLPGLPSVMVQPLGQNGWVVIGGWSERCFSRSDERWLTGWAERLKTTLTVAESESESESESVLEAEEESLI comes from the coding sequence ATGTTGAGATCCGCCCAATGGTGTTTGCTTGCAGGCGTGCTTGTTTTGGGGCTTTCCATCCTTAACGCCAGCACAGCAGAAACGGTCACTCCCAGCTTGGAGCGTGCCGATGTTCTCGCCGGGATGGCAGGCGTTGGCTTGATGCTCGTTTCCATCCTCTGGACAAGGGCTTCTCCACGCAGTCCGGAAGCTGTTGAACTGGAGGGTGAACAGGGTTTTGTGCTCTCCTCAGATTTAGCGGATACGGTCCGGTCTGAACTGGCGTGGGGCAGCCATCAGTTTCTGACCGCAACCTCTGCAGCCACCATTCTTGTGTTTTGGAAAGGCTCGGTTCTACTTCGTCGGGGCCTTTTAGGTTCTGGTGATTTTGCACCTGGTGAGATCTGTCGACGATCCCTGCAAAAACAAGAACTGGTATCGCTGGTCAAAACAGCCCTTTACCCGGGGAAAGCCGAATTTGATCCGGTCTTGCCAGGCTTGCCCTCCGTGATGGTGCAACCCTTAGGTCAAAACGGATGGGTTGTGATTGGTGGTTGGTCGGAACGATGTTTTAGTCGTTCCGATGAACGTTGGCTCACTGGTTGGGCAGAGAGGCTTAAAACAACGCTGACCGTTGCCGAATCAGAATCAGAATCAGAATCAGAATCAGTTTTAGAAGCAGAAGAAGAATCGTTGATCTAG
- a CDS encoding tRNA (cytidine(34)-2'-O)-methyltransferase encodes MKQISNDQAFNEQPVIQKPLRVALWEPQIPPNTGNIARTCAAFGLPLDLIEPLGFSLEDRYLKRAGLDYWPHVDLTIHKDTDSFFKSLGKDSRVIGCSRRGGVPLQEMQFECGDALLFGREDTGLSEATRSRCTQITTISMPCSAGEDGQGGVRSLNLSVACAIVSHHAGLQLQLW; translated from the coding sequence GTGAAGCAAATCTCAAATGATCAAGCATTTAATGAACAGCCTGTGATTCAAAAGCCTTTGAGGGTGGCACTGTGGGAACCGCAAATTCCCCCCAATACGGGAAACATTGCCCGTACTTGCGCAGCTTTTGGTTTACCCCTGGATTTGATTGAGCCCCTTGGGTTCAGTCTTGAAGATCGGTATTTAAAAAGAGCAGGTCTTGATTACTGGCCCCACGTTGATCTCACGATCCACAAGGACACCGATTCGTTTTTTAAGTCGCTTGGGAAAGACTCCAGGGTGATTGGCTGCAGCCGTCGAGGCGGCGTACCTCTTCAAGAGATGCAGTTCGAATGCGGAGATGCCTTGTTATTCGGTCGAGAAGACACCGGCTTATCGGAAGCAACACGCAGTCGCTGCACCCAAATCACAACCATTTCGATGCCCTGCAGCGCCGGAGAAGATGGCCAAGGGGGCGTGCGGAGCCTCAATCTTTCCGTGGCTTGCGCCATCGTCAGCCACCACGCAGGCTTGCAGCTTCAACTGTGGTAA